In one Pseudomonas tensinigenes genomic region, the following are encoded:
- a CDS encoding transglycosylase SLT domain-containing protein: protein MSSSIRKSVNSDALTRLAQAIAVAVSATLAGCSSHAPQTEATHTPNIAARAKQKPIWLTEKPSPQVPQDIWERMRQGFQLQEGLGVNPRIEQQRLWFASNPSFLENAGERGSLYIHYIVERLEERNMPLELALLPVIESAYNPMAYSRADAVGLWQFIPSTGRYFNLRQTRFYDGRRDITASTTAAMDYLTRLHDMFNGDWLLALAAYNAGEGTVSRAIERNEKLGLPTDYWNLPLPAETQAYVPKLLALSQVVLAPEAYGVNLNPIANEPYFQVVEINQRMDLSKVAAVANIDEDELFQLNPAFKQRTTIDGPQHLLVPTSKAQLLTASLQTMRPDELISPRSLKPVFEGADPSEVAKLKRAYRVKRGDNLGSIAKANKVEVKDLQRWNKLTGKNLKVGQTLVMQDTTKRAPARKSGRVNTVIAANSKSKGKDDSAQQTQYKVKRGDTLYVVAKRFNVEMQHLKRWNPGAGKALKPGQMLTVYQPH from the coding sequence ATGTCGTCATCCATACGTAAGTCCGTCAATTCAGACGCATTGACCCGCTTGGCGCAAGCCATCGCGGTGGCTGTGTCCGCCACGCTGGCGGGCTGTTCCAGCCATGCTCCGCAGACTGAAGCGACCCATACGCCGAACATTGCTGCGCGAGCCAAGCAGAAGCCGATCTGGCTGACCGAAAAGCCCAGCCCACAGGTTCCCCAGGACATCTGGGAACGCATGCGCCAGGGCTTTCAGCTGCAGGAAGGCCTCGGCGTCAACCCGCGCATCGAGCAACAGCGCCTGTGGTTCGCCAGCAATCCCTCTTTCCTCGAGAACGCCGGCGAACGCGGCAGTCTCTATATTCACTACATCGTCGAACGCCTCGAAGAACGCAACATGCCGCTGGAACTGGCCCTGCTGCCAGTCATTGAAAGCGCCTACAACCCGATGGCCTATTCCCGGGCCGATGCGGTGGGTCTGTGGCAATTCATTCCTTCCACCGGGCGTTACTTCAACCTGCGTCAGACCCGCTTCTACGATGGCCGTCGCGATATCACCGCGTCGACCACCGCAGCGATGGATTACCTGACCCGTCTGCACGACATGTTCAACGGCGACTGGCTGCTGGCCCTTGCCGCGTACAACGCCGGTGAAGGCACGGTCAGCCGCGCGATCGAGCGTAACGAAAAACTTGGTTTGCCAACCGACTACTGGAACCTGCCGCTGCCGGCGGAAACCCAGGCGTACGTGCCGAAATTGCTGGCGCTGTCGCAAGTGGTCCTGGCGCCGGAAGCCTACGGCGTGAATCTCAACCCGATCGCCAACGAACCGTACTTCCAGGTCGTCGAAATCAACCAGCGCATGGACCTGTCCAAGGTTGCTGCGGTGGCCAACATCGACGAAGACGAACTGTTCCAGCTCAATCCGGCCTTCAAGCAACGCACCACCATCGACGGCCCTCAGCATCTGCTGGTGCCAACGTCGAAGGCGCAATTGCTCACCGCCAGCTTGCAGACCATGCGACCTGACGAACTGATCAGCCCGCGTTCGCTGAAGCCGGTATTCGAGGGTGCTGACCCATCGGAAGTGGCCAAGCTCAAGCGTGCTTATCGCGTGAAGCGTGGCGACAACCTCGGCTCCATCGCCAAGGCCAACAAGGTCGAAGTCAAGGATCTGCAACGCTGGAACAAGCTGACCGGCAAGAACCTCAAGGTTGGCCAGACGTTGGTGATGCAAGACACCACCAAGCGCGCTCCGGCACGCAAGTCTGGGCGCGTCAATACAGTGATTGCGGCCAACAGCAAGAGCAAAGGCAAGGACGACAGCGCGCAGCAGACTCAGTACAAGGTCAAACGCGGCGATACGCTGTATGTCGTGGCCAAGCGTTTCAACGTTGAGATGCAGCATCTCAAGCGCTGGAATCCGGGTGCGGGTAAAGCACTGAAGCCGGGGCAGATGCTCACGGTTTATCAGCCGCACTGA
- the dnaQ gene encoding DNA polymerase III subunit epsilon, which yields MATRSVVLDTETTGMPVTDGHRIIEIGCVELIGRRLTGRHFHVYLQPDRESDEGAIGVHGITNEFLVGKPRFAEVADEFFEFIKGAQLIIHNAAFDVGFINNEFALMGQKDRADITQHCSILDTLMMARERHPGQRNSLDALCKRYGVDNSGRELHGALLDSEILADVYLTMTGGQTSLSLAGNASDGNGTGDGADNSATEIRRLPADRQPARIIRATEDELAAHLVRLEIIAKSAGGPAMWTQIAEADAQA from the coding sequence ATGGCCACCAGATCCGTTGTACTCGATACCGAAACCACCGGCATGCCGGTGACCGATGGTCACCGGATCATTGAAATCGGCTGTGTCGAACTGATCGGTCGGCGCCTGACGGGCCGGCATTTTCACGTTTACCTGCAACCGGATCGCGAGAGTGATGAAGGCGCCATCGGCGTCCACGGCATCACCAACGAATTCCTCGTCGGCAAGCCGCGCTTTGCCGAAGTCGCCGACGAGTTCTTCGAGTTCATCAAAGGCGCACAGCTGATCATCCACAACGCGGCGTTCGACGTTGGTTTCATCAACAACGAATTCGCGCTGATGGGCCAGAAGGATCGTGCTGACATCACCCAGCACTGCTCGATCCTCGACACCCTGATGATGGCCCGGGAGCGTCACCCGGGGCAGCGCAACAGCCTCGATGCCTTGTGCAAACGTTACGGTGTCGACAACTCTGGCCGTGAATTGCACGGCGCCTTGCTCGACTCGGAAATTCTCGCCGACGTCTACCTGACCATGACCGGCGGCCAGACCAGTCTGTCGCTGGCGGGTAATGCGTCTGATGGCAATGGCACGGGCGATGGCGCGGACAACTCGGCCACCGAGATTCGGCGCTTGCCGGCGGATCGTCAGCCTGCGCGGATCATTCGTGCGACGGAAGATGAATTGGCGGCGCATCTGGTGCGGTTGGAAATTATTGCCAAATCGGCGGGCGGCCCTGCGATGTGGACGCAGATCGCCGAGGCTGACGCTCAAGCCTGA
- a CDS encoding class I SAM-dependent methyltransferase — protein sequence MSDKAFAQADPDWLALIGAAREWLSGPLGQFLLDEERRMLEDELGRFFGGYLVHYGPSAETPPAAPQVQRNVRLGAPLPGVEIVCEEQAWPLSEHAADVVVMQHGLDFCLSPHGLLREAASSVRPGGHLLIIGINPWSTWGLRHVFAHDALRKARCISPSRVADWLNLLGFALEKRRFGCYRPPLASPKWQARLAGWERKAGDWQLSGGGFYLLVARKIVVGLRPLRQERREPMGKLIPLPMAKVNRRRIEP from the coding sequence ATGAGTGATAAAGCGTTCGCACAGGCTGATCCTGACTGGCTGGCCCTGATCGGTGCAGCCCGTGAATGGCTGTCCGGCCCGCTCGGGCAATTTCTGCTCGATGAAGAGCGGCGCATGCTCGAAGACGAGTTGGGCCGATTCTTTGGCGGTTATCTGGTGCATTACGGGCCATCGGCCGAAACCCCGCCGGCAGCGCCGCAAGTGCAGCGCAATGTGCGCCTCGGTGCGCCGTTGCCGGGCGTCGAAATCGTCTGCGAAGAGCAGGCCTGGCCGCTGAGCGAGCATGCCGCCGACGTGGTGGTGATGCAGCACGGTCTGGATTTCTGCCTGTCACCCCACGGTTTACTCCGTGAAGCGGCAAGCAGCGTGCGTCCCGGCGGGCATTTGCTGATCATCGGCATCAACCCTTGGAGCACCTGGGGCTTGCGCCATGTTTTCGCCCACGACGCCCTGCGAAAGGCGCGCTGTATCTCGCCGTCGCGGGTCGCCGACTGGCTCAATCTGCTCGGCTTTGCGCTGGAGAAACGCCGCTTCGGGTGCTATCGTCCGCCGCTCGCGTCACCCAAGTGGCAGGCCCGTCTGGCCGGCTGGGAACGCAAGGCCGGTGACTGGCAACTGTCGGGCGGTGGCTTCTATTTATTGGTCGCGCGCAAGATCGTCGTGGGGCTCAGGCCGTTGCGTCAGGAACGCCGCGAGCCGATGGGCAAGCTGATTCCGCTGCCGATGGCCAAGGTCAACCGCCGGCGCATCGAACCGTAA
- the rnhA gene encoding ribonuclease HI: MSESVESVDTVELFTDGACKGNPGPGGWGALLVCKGVEKELWGGEANTTNNRMELLGAIRGLEALKRPCEVLLVTDSQYVMKGINEWMANWKKRGWKTAAKEPVKNADLWKELDEQVNRHKVTWKWVRGHIGHHGNERADQLANRGVDEVRGYKQT; the protein is encoded by the coding sequence ATGAGCGAAAGCGTTGAAAGCGTCGACACCGTAGAACTGTTCACTGACGGCGCCTGCAAAGGCAATCCCGGCCCGGGCGGCTGGGGCGCCTTGCTGGTGTGCAAGGGCGTTGAAAAGGAACTGTGGGGCGGCGAAGCCAATACCACCAACAACCGCATGGAACTGCTTGGCGCGATCCGTGGCCTCGAAGCCTTGAAGCGCCCGTGCGAAGTGCTGCTGGTGACCGACTCGCAATACGTGATGAAGGGCATCAACGAGTGGATGGCCAACTGGAAGAAGCGTGGCTGGAAAACCGCAGCGAAAGAACCCGTGAAAAACGCTGATCTGTGGAAAGAGCTGGACGAGCAGGTCAACCGCCACAAGGTCACCTGGAAATGGGTGCGTGGGCACATTGGCCATCACGGTAACGAGCGGGCGGACCAGTTGGCGAACCGTGGCGTGGATGAGGTTCGTGGCTACAAGCAGACCTGA
- the gloB gene encoding hydroxyacylglutathione hydrolase codes for MIQISALPAFTDNYIWLLQDHRTQRCAVVDPGDAAPVQAWLDAHPSWVLSDILITHHHHDHVGGVERLKAATGAKVYGPASESIPGRDVALQDNDTVSVLGWDFDVYAVPGHTLGHIAYYHHGLLFCGDTLFAAGCGRLFEGTPEQMHHSLGRLAALPEDTLVYCTHEYTLSNLKFAAAVEPSNPHIAARLEKVTQQRQNGVMTLPSTLALEKLTNPFLRTTETLVTQKVDERAGAQNRAPSEVFAALRAWKDTF; via the coding sequence ATGATACAGATCAGTGCCCTGCCCGCGTTCACCGACAACTACATCTGGTTGTTACAGGATCACCGCACCCAGCGCTGCGCGGTGGTCGACCCGGGCGATGCCGCGCCGGTGCAGGCGTGGCTTGACGCGCATCCGAGCTGGGTGTTGAGCGATATCCTGATCACCCACCATCACCATGATCACGTCGGCGGCGTCGAACGCCTGAAAGCGGCGACCGGGGCGAAAGTCTACGGCCCGGCCAGCGAAAGCATTCCGGGGCGCGATGTGGCGCTCCAGGACAACGACACGGTCAGCGTGCTCGGCTGGGACTTCGACGTCTATGCGGTGCCCGGTCACACCTTGGGACACATTGCCTACTATCACCACGGTCTGCTGTTCTGCGGCGACACGCTGTTCGCTGCCGGTTGCGGACGCCTGTTCGAAGGCACGCCGGAGCAAATGCACCACTCGCTCGGGCGACTCGCCGCGTTACCGGAAGATACGCTGGTCTACTGCACTCATGAATACACCTTGAGCAATCTGAAGTTTGCCGCCGCCGTCGAGCCAAGCAATCCGCACATTGCCGCCCGTCTGGAAAAAGTCACCCAGCAACGGCAAAACGGCGTGATGACCCTGCCCTCGACCCTCGCTCTGGAAAAGCTCACAAACCCGTTTTTGCGTACCACTGAAACATTAGTTACACAAAAAGTGGACGAACGGGCAGGCGCTCAAAACCGGGCGCCGAGTGAGGTATTTGCGGCTCTGCGGGCATGGAAAGATACGTTCTAA